A single genomic interval of Lewinellaceae bacterium harbors:
- a CDS encoding response regulator, giving the protein MEKDKILVIEDNQEVRENILEILELSNYEIVEAAHGKEGVEQAFATLPDLILCDVMMPELDGFGVLRILGRDIRTRDIPFIFLTAKTEKPDFRKGMGLGADDYITKPFDDTDLLAAIEMRLSKRKRLEAKSSPQQLTSPARFQQELDAWLENREERHFQSKAIVFEEGQIANYLYFVEHGVVKSFMLNELGKELITGLYNPGQFMGYLPILQDQVYNENAMALEEATIKLIPKKDFLEFLHRTQGASDHFLKKLAQNVTRMEQLLLDIAYSSVRKRLANALLDLSDQFQADEFSISRENLANVIGTAKETLIRTLSDFKDERLIAIEQHKIQILNKGKLQNMPN; this is encoded by the coding sequence ATGGAGAAGGATAAAATTCTGGTCATTGAAGACAATCAGGAAGTTCGGGAAAACATCTTAGAGATTCTCGAACTATCCAATTATGAAATCGTTGAAGCCGCACATGGCAAAGAAGGCGTGGAGCAAGCATTTGCTACCCTGCCCGATCTGATCCTGTGTGATGTCATGATGCCTGAACTGGATGGTTTTGGCGTATTGCGTATATTGGGCAGAGACATTCGTACCCGCGATATTCCTTTCATCTTTCTAACGGCTAAAACGGAAAAACCGGATTTTCGCAAAGGGATGGGACTGGGCGCTGATGATTACATCACCAAGCCCTTTGACGATACCGATCTGCTTGCTGCCATTGAAATGCGGCTTTCCAAGCGGAAACGCCTGGAAGCTAAATCGTCTCCGCAGCAACTGACCAGTCCTGCCCGCTTTCAGCAGGAGCTGGATGCCTGGCTGGAGAACCGCGAAGAGCGGCATTTTCAGTCCAAAGCCATTGTCTTTGAAGAAGGTCAGATTGCCAATTATCTGTATTTCGTCGAACATGGCGTAGTAAAATCATTCATGCTGAATGAGCTGGGCAAGGAGTTGATCACCGGACTCTACAATCCCGGTCAATTTATGGGCTACCTGCCTATCCTGCAGGACCAGGTGTATAATGAAAACGCCATGGCGCTGGAAGAAGCAACCATCAAATTGATCCCCAAGAAAGATTTTCTGGAATTTTTGCACCGTACGCAGGGAGCTTCTGACCATTTCCTGAAAAAATTGGCTCAGAATGTGACCCGTATGGAGCAGCTGCTCCTGGATATCGCCTACTCTTCCGTGCGTAAGCGGCTGGCCAATGCCCTACTGGACCTCTCTGACCAGTTCCAGGCAGACGAGTTTTCCATCAGCCGCGAAAACCTGGCCAATGTGATCGGCACGGCTAAAGAAACGCTGATCCGTACCTTATCAGACTTCAAAGATGAGCGTCTCATCGCCATCGAGCAGCATAAGATCCAAATCCTTAACAAGGGCAAGTTGCAGAATATGCCGAATTGA